From Campylobacter sp. MG1, a single genomic window includes:
- the ppsA gene encoding phosphoenolpyruvate synthase, which translates to MKYILPFNKVRMSDVEVVGGKNASLGEMITQLSSSGVRVPDGFATTAEAFRDFLEYNDLDKKINDILKDLNADNVDDLAKAGAKIREMVENANFRPEFENEIKEYYEKLDIDGKGTFAVRSSATAEDLPDASFAGQQETFLNVAGLNDVLDKIKLVFASLYNDRAISYRVHKGFSHSNVALSAGVQRMVRSDKGSSGVMFSLDTESGFKGVVFITSSYGLGECVVQGAVNPDEFYVFKESLNNDNKAIISKKIGSKLIKMEFKDERKKGENAVKVVEVPKQLQDKFSLNDEQIEELARYAMIIEKHYQRPMDIEWGLDGVDGKIYILQARPETVKSQGKKELNYKLIDDGKILITGRAIGQKISVGTVKIIKDISEINRVNAGDVIVTDMTDPNWEPVMKKAAAIVTNRGGRTCHAAIIARELGIGAVVGTGNGTDILKDGEIVSVSCVHGDEGRVYEGALKFETVEQSDEKLGDAGVKIMMNVGNPALAFKFSQMPNDGVGLARLEFIINNHIGIHPNAILDYPNVNDDLKLKIENAIKGYDNARVFFVNKLAEGVSTIAAAFYPKPVIIRLSDFKTNEYRKLIGGEFYEANEENPMLGFRGASRYLAPNFAECFKMECEALKIARDEMGLNNIEIMVPFVRTISQASSVINLLSKNGLKRGVNGLRVIMMCEVPSNAILCDEFLEFFDGFSIGSNDMTQLTLGLDRDSGMDILVADFDERDEAVLFMLERAIKACKKANKYVGICGQGPSDHIDLAVWLKRQGIVSMSLNPDSVITTWKRLENLK; encoded by the coding sequence ATGAAATATATTTTACCTTTCAATAAAGTTAGAATGAGTGATGTAGAAGTAGTAGGTGGAAAAAATGCTAGTTTAGGAGAAATGATTACCCAGCTAAGTTCTAGTGGTGTGCGTGTTCCAGATGGTTTTGCTACAACAGCTGAGGCTTTTAGAGATTTTTTAGAATATAATGATTTAGATAAAAAAATTAATGATATTTTAAAAGATTTAAATGCTGATAATGTTGATGATTTAGCTAAAGCAGGGGCTAAAATTAGGGAAATGGTGGAAAATGCTAATTTTCGTCCTGAATTTGAAAATGAAATAAAAGAATACTATGAAAAATTAGATATAGATGGTAAAGGAACATTTGCTGTTCGTTCATCAGCAACAGCCGAAGATTTGCCAGATGCTTCATTTGCTGGACAACAGGAAACATTTTTAAATGTTGCAGGACTTAATGATGTTTTAGATAAAATTAAACTTGTTTTTGCTTCTCTTTACAATGATAGAGCAATATCTTATCGTGTACATAAAGGTTTTTCACATTCTAATGTAGCACTTAGTGCTGGAGTGCAAAGAATGGTAAGAAGTGATAAAGGAAGCTCTGGAGTTATGTTTAGTTTAGATACTGAAAGTGGCTTTAAAGGAGTTGTTTTTATAACTTCATCTTATGGACTTGGAGAGTGTGTAGTTCAAGGTGCTGTTAATCCTGATGAATTTTATGTTTTTAAAGAATCTTTAAATAATGATAATAAAGCAATTATATCTAAAAAAATAGGTTCAAAACTAATAAAAATGGAATTTAAAGATGAGCGTAAAAAAGGTGAAAATGCTGTAAAAGTAGTAGAAGTTCCTAAACAATTACAAGATAAATTTAGTTTAAATGATGAGCAAATTGAAGAATTAGCAAGATATGCAATGATTATTGAAAAGCACTATCAAAGACCTATGGATATTGAATGGGGGCTCGATGGAGTAGATGGTAAAATTTATATTTTACAAGCAAGACCTGAAACTGTTAAATCCCAAGGTAAAAAAGAATTAAATTATAAATTAATTGATGATGGAAAAATATTAATAACAGGTCGTGCGATAGGTCAAAAGATAAGCGTTGGAACTGTAAAAATTATCAAAGATATTAGTGAAATTAATCGTGTTAATGCTGGTGATGTTATAGTTACTGATATGACTGATCCAAACTGGGAACCAGTTATGAAAAAAGCAGCCGCAATTGTAACAAATCGTGGTGGTAGAACTTGTCATGCTGCAATCATAGCAAGAGAGTTAGGTATAGGTGCGGTTGTTGGAACAGGAAATGGAACTGATATTTTAAAAGATGGAGAAATCGTAAGTGTTAGTTGTGTTCATGGAGATGAAGGTAGGGTTTATGAGGGTGCTTTAAAATTTGAAACAGTTGAACAAAGTGATGAAAAATTAGGTGATGCTGGCGTAAAAATTATGATGAATGTTGGTAACCCTGCACTTGCTTTTAAATTTTCTCAAATGCCAAATGATGGCGTTGGTCTTGCTAGGCTTGAATTTATTATAAATAACCATATAGGAATTCATCCAAACGCTATTTTAGATTATCCTAATGTGAATGATGATTTAAAACTAAAAATAGAAAATGCTATAAAGGGTTATGACAATGCAAGAGTGTTTTTCGTAAATAAATTAGCAGAAGGTGTATCAACAATAGCAGCTGCGTTTTACCCTAAACCTGTAATAATACGCCTTAGTGATTTTAAAACAAATGAATATAGAAAATTAATAGGCGGTGAATTTTACGAAGCAAATGAAGAAAACCCTATGTTAGGATTTCGTGGAGCTAGTAGGTATTTAGCACCAAATTTCGCTGAATGTTTTAAAATGGAGTGTGAAGCTTTAAAAATAGCAAGAGATGAGATGGGGCTTAATAATATTGAGATTATGGTACCTTTTGTAAGGACTATTTCTCAGGCTAGTTCAGTTATAAATTTACTTAGTAAAAATGGTTTAAAGCGTGGGGTAAATGGTTTAAGAGTTATTATGATGTGTGAAGTGCCATCTAATGCTATTTTATGTGATGAGTTTTTAGAATTTTTTGATGGGTTTAGCATAGGTAGTAATGATATGACTCAGCTTACTTTAGGGCTTGATAGAGATAGTGGAATGGATATTTTAGTAGCTGATTTTGATGAAAGGGATGAGGCTGTATTATTTATGTTAGAACGAGCAATTAAAGCTTGTAAAAAAGCAAATAAATATGTTGGAATTTGTGGTCAAGGACCAAGTGATCATATTGATTTAGCTGTATGGTTAAAAAGACAAGGGATAGTTTCAATGTCGCTTAACCCTGATAGTGTAATTACAACTTGGAAAAGACTTGAAAATTTAAAATAA
- the ppsR gene encoding pyruvate, water dikinase regulatory protein gives MQRKKQKTVFFISDGTGITAETFAHSVLVQFDEAYEFKQIREPFINSEEKAISVALKINEISKKEGEPPLAFSTLIHNNVASHIKLANCIFIDLLEPFVSLISNKLNVKPTIRDNLLRANPTSKNYQDRIEAINFTLEHDDGQFVYALEHAQIILIGVSRSAKTPTSLYLAMQYGIKVANYPLTPDDFKACALPSALHPHKDKLFGLSIDPYRLSEIRNERMPNSEYASLINCKNEVKDAEFLMKINQIPYINITNKSIEEVTTLLLDILDIHN, from the coding sequence ATGCAACGCAAAAAACAAAAAACAGTATTTTTTATAAGTGATGGGACAGGTATTACAGCTGAAACATTTGCACATTCTGTATTGGTTCAATTTGACGAAGCCTATGAATTTAAACAAATTAGAGAACCATTCATAAATTCTGAAGAAAAAGCAATAAGTGTAGCTTTAAAAATTAATGAAATATCAAAAAAAGAAGGAGAACCACCACTTGCATTTAGCACATTAATCCATAATAATGTTGCATCTCATATAAAATTGGCTAATTGTATTTTTATTGATTTATTAGAACCTTTCGTTAGCTTAATATCAAATAAACTTAATGTTAAACCGACAATAAGAGATAATTTATTAAGAGCAAATCCCACTAGTAAAAATTATCAGGATAGAATCGAAGCTATAAATTTCACTCTTGAACACGACGATGGACAATTTGTCTATGCGCTTGAACATGCTCAAATTATTTTAATAGGAGTATCAAGGTCAGCAAAAACACCAACTAGCTTATATTTAGCTATGCAATATGGAATAAAAGTTGCAAATTATCCACTAACACCAGATGATTTTAAAGCTTGTGCTTTGCCAAGTGCTTTGCATCCACATAAAGATAAACTTTTTGGACTTAGTATTGACCCTTATCGTTTGAGTGAAATTAGAAATGAACGAATGCCAAATTCAGAATATGCAAGTTTGATAAACTGTAAAAATGAAGTAAAAGATGCTGAATTTTTAATGAAAATTAATCAAATTCCATATATTAATATTACTAATAAAAGTATTGAAGAAGTTACAACCTTATTGCTTGATATACTTGATATACACAATTAA